One Eubacterium sp. AB3007 genomic window, CACGAGGGCTACAACAACGCCGTCAAATACATTATGCGGATGGGACTGAAGGGCATCTGCGGCGTGGCCGGTGAGATGATGAAGGTACCGGATGGTTACGAGACCGCAATTGAGACCGCCATGGGCGGCGCGATGCAGAACATCATCTCAGAGGATGACGACAGTGCCAAGCGCGCTATCACGGTGCTTAAGATCAACAAGGTCGGGCGACTGACCTTCCTGCCTGTCACCTCCATCAAGGGGCGCACCGTGCGTCCAGAGGAAAGGGTGCTGCGGGACAAAGGTTTCATTGGTATGGCAGTAGACCTGGTGCAGTTTGATGAGCGCTACCGGAACGTATACGAGTATCTGCTGGGACGTGTAGCCGTGGTGGACACGTTGGATTCTGCCATCGCCATGTCCAAGTATATGAGGAACGGTGTGCGTTTCGTGACACTGGAGGGCGAGGTCATCAACGCCAGCGGAGCCATCACCGGCGGACGCTTCAAGAACAAGTCCGCGGGGCTTTTGGAGCGTCGGAACGAGATCGACAGAATGAAGACACAGCTCGCGGAGAAATCCGAGGAATTATCCTCAGTCGCTGCCACCTACAGCGAGGTAAGAGAGCAACTGCGGCAGTTGCAGGAGCAGATGGATGATCTCCGCAAGGAAGCGCAGGAACATGCGCTCAGGCAGGCGACTATGAGAGAGCAGATCATTTCTCTCAGCAATGACATCGACGATCGCGAAGACGTGATCGCCAAAAACAAAACCGAGATCGAAAGCATTGATCAGGAACTGAGTGACGTGGACAAACTCATCGCTCAGATGGTGCAGGAATCCAAGGAGGCCGAGTCTGAGATCGACAGGATCACCCACGAGATGGATATGCTGTCTGAGGAGCACCGCGAAACCAAAGATGCGGTCGACAAAGCCGGGGACGAGATCACTGAGGCACGGATCGAGGCGGAACGTGCAGAAGAGAAGACGGAAGGAATCGAGGAACTTCTGAGCAGAGTCAGAGAATCCATCGAAGATATCACCTTCCAGATCGAAGACAAGCAAGAGGAACTGGAGGAGCTCACGCGTGCAGTCGGCGAGCTTGATACAAATAGTGACGACGCTGATCAGAGACTGGAAGAGCTGGAAAAGAAAAGAGAAGAACTGGACGGCCGACTAGCCGCAGTGGGAAAAGAAAAGGAGACATTGCTGGCCAGAGCCAGGGAAATCTCGGAGATGACTGCAGAGACGGAGCAGAAGATCAACGCTCTGAGGGATCAGAAATACCAGATGGAGATCCGTCTGGCCAAGAACGAGACCCAGATGGAGAACATGAAGGAGCGGCTCTGGACAGAGTTCGAGGTGACCTATGCCCAGGCGTTAGACCGGCGGCAGGAAGATTTTGCGGTTGGTGCAGCCACCAGGGAGAGCAGGGAGATCCGAAAAGAACTCCGAGAGATCGGTGACGTGAACGTAGGCGCTATCGAAGAGTTCCGTCAGGTGAGTCAACGGTACGAGTTCCTGACCTCCCAGCGAGATGATGTGGTGAAGGCTATGCAGGAACTCACTGCCATCATCACGGATCTTGATAGGACCATCATCCGAACCTTCCGGGAAAACTTCAACAGGGTCGAAGAGAATTTTGAGAGTGTGTTCACAGAGTTGTTTGGTGGCGGGCATGCTGAACTTCGAATGGAGAACGAATCCGATCCTCTGGAATCCGGCATCGATATTGTTGCGCAGCCTCCGGGAAAGCGGCTGCAGAATATCAACCTGCTCTCTGGTGGAGAAAAGACCATGACGGCCATTGCGTTGATGTTCGCTGTGCTGAAGGCAAAGCCGACTCCATTCTGTATTCTTGACGAGGTGGAGGCAGCGCTGGACGACGAGAACATCTACAAGTTTTCCCACTATCTGCAGAAGTTTTCAGAGACGCAGTTTGCGCTGATCACTCACCAGAAGGCTACCATGGAGACCGCGGATGTGCTGTACGGCATTACCATGCCGGAACACGGTGTATCCAAGATGCTCAGCCTCAGAATGGGAGATTACGATCCAAAAGAGTATGTCAACTGATCGGCGAGAGTAGAATAGAGGAGGCATGATGGAAAGAATATCAGAAAGAAAAAAATCTTTTTTCGGAAAGCTGGCGGAACGGCTGAATGATGCTTTGTATATGCACGTTGAGATCGATGAGGACATGATGGATGAGATCGAAGAGATCCTCATCACCTCGGATATCGGCATGGATACCACCATGAACATCATGGAGGAATTGCGCACGTACATCAAGGATAATGCCATCGTCCTTTCCAAGAACGTCAGAAAGGGACTGAAACAGATCATAGCCCGACTGATCGACAAGGGAGAGCGTAACAAATTATCCGACAAGACCCCGCTGGTCATCATGATGATCGGCATCAATGGAGGTGGTAAGACCACCACCATCGCCAAACTGGGAAACAAACTCAAGAGAGAAGGCAAGACTGTCATGTTTGCCGCCGCAGATACCTTTCGCGCCGCGGCAGCGGAGCAGCTTGACATCTGGGGCAAGCGCATCGGTGTCAACACCGTCATGCATCAGGAGGGCGCAGATCCCAGCGCTGTCCTGTTTGATGCGATCCAGTCGGCAAAAGCCAAGCACATCGACGTGCTGATATGTGATACGGCAGGAAGGTTACAGACCAAGAAGAACCTTATGACAGAGCTTGAGAAGATGAACCGTGTGATCAGCCGAGAGTATCCTGAGGCAGACAGAGAAACCCTTTTGATCCTGGATGCCACCAACGGCAAGAACGCGATCTCTCAAGCTAAAGAGTTCAACGAGGTGGCGGAGATCTCCGGTGTGGTGATCACCAAACTGGATGGCACTGCAAAGGGTGGGATCGCCATCACCATCGCAGACGAGTTCGACATGCCCATCAAGTTCATTGGAACAGGAGAGGGCATCGAAGACATCCAGGAATTTGACGCAGAAGAGTTTGCCGGAGGTATTTTCAATGAGTAAGCCAATCGTGGCCGTGGTCGGCAGACCAAACGTGGGAAAGTCCACGTTCTTCAACAGCATCGTGGGACGCCGAGTCTCCATCGTGGAGGACACCCCCGGTGTGACCAGAGACAGAATCTATGCGGAGGCGGAGTGGAACGGCGTACACTTCGGTCTGATCGACACAGGTGGTATCGAGCCGGATAGCAAGGACGTCATCCTGTCCCAGATGCGGGAGCAGGCGCAGGTGGCTATGGATATGGCTAATGTGATCATCTTCATGGTAGACGGGAAGGAAGGGATGACAGCTGCAGACGAGGAAGTCGCTGCCATGCTCCGCAAGACCGGAAAGAAAGTCATCCTTCTTGTAAACAAGATCGACAAGCCCTCCGATCCACCGGACACCCTGTATGATTTCTATGAGCTGGGGATCGGCGAACCGATCCCGGTCTCTTCCGCCAACAAACTCAATTTCGGAGATGTGCTGGATGAGGTGGTTGCGGCTTTCCCAAAGGGGGCCGGAGAAGGAGAGGATGACCGGACACATCTGGCGGTGATCGGAAAGCCAAACGTGGGGAAATCTTCACTCATCAACGCACTCATCAAGGAGAACAGGGTTATCGTATCAGACATCGCCGGTACTACCAGAGATTCCATCGACACACCTTTCCGTTGGCAGGGTGAGGAATACGTCCTGATCGATACGGCTGGCATTCGGCGTAAGAGCAAGGTGTATGAGAATATCGAGAAATACAGCGTGCTCCGTGCAGTAGCTGCCATCGAGCGTTCAGATGTTTGTATCCTGATGATCGATGCGGCAGAAGGCGTGACAGAGCAGGACAAGAAGATCTGTGGAATCGCCCATGAGGCCGGAAAAGGGATCGTAGTCGTGGTCAACAAGTGGGATCTGATCGAGAAGGAAACCAATACCATGAGGGACTTCCGGCAGAAGGTGCTTTCTGAACTCGTATTCGCCACCTATGCACCAGTGGTGTTCACCTCGGTGAAGGATAACGTTCGGTTGCAGGAGGTCATGAAGACCGCTGACAAGGTGGCCCAGATCCGAAAGACCAGGATTCCGACAGGACAGCTGAACAGCCTGATCGCGGATGCGATGATGATGAAACAACCGCCTTCCGACAAGGGGAAGAGACTGAAGATATACTATGTAACACAGGTTGGTATCGAGCCACCGCTCTTCTCCTTCCAGGTGAACAAGCGGAGCCTGATGCACTTCTCCTACTCCCGCTATATCGAAAACAGGATCCGGGATACCTTCGGGTTTGAAGGTACTTCCATCAAGTTCGTGTTCAGAGAGAAGAGAGAGAAGGATCAATGATGGTTAATGGATATTTTATTTTGTCTGTCGTCATCGCTTATTTTCTGGGGAACATATCTCCTTCTACGATCCAGGCGAAGATGGCAGGTCATGACATCAAGAAGGAAGGCAGTGGCAATGCAGGCACCACCAATACGTTTCGTGTGTTGGGGGCCAAGGCAGCCGTTATCACACTTGTGATCGATATCGCCAAAGGCGTTCTGGCGGTTTTGCTGGGCGGATGGCTTTGTTCTTCGGTTGCGGCTTATGCCTGTGCGCTGGCCGTACTGCTGGGACATGTGTTCCCGGTACTCCTGAGGTTTCAGGGGGGAAAGGGAGTAGCCACCGCGTTTGGCGCGTTTCTGGCTATCGACTGGAGGATGGCGCTTCTATGCCTGCTGATCGTAGCTGTGGTAGTGCTTCTGTCCAGATATGTTTCGCTGGGGTCCTTGACGGCAGCCATCGCATGTCCGTTTCTGTGTATGTGGCTGGAACCCGGCTTTGTGCCTTATGGCGTAGTGATGGCACTGATCGTGATTTTCAAGCACCGGAGCAACCTGATGAGGCTTGTCCGTGGTGAAGAAAATAAATTGAATTTCCATAAGAGAGACAGGAAAGGGGAATGATATGAAGACAATTGGCGTAATCGGAGCAGGTAGCTGGGGAACTGCATTGGCACTGACACTGGCCGGCAAAGGTCATGATGTTCGGATCTGCGACGTGGATGCTTCGCATATTGAAGAGATGAAAGCACATAGGGAGAATGTCAGGTATTTGCCGGGGATCCCGTTTCCGGAGAATCTAAAGATCGTGGATGACTCTGCAGAAGCCCTGGATGGCGCTGATATTGCGCTGTTCTCTGCACCGGCGCAGCATTTCCGCAGCGCTTTTGAACATGCGATCCCGTTCCTGGAGGATAAC contains:
- the smc gene encoding chromosome segregation protein SMC — protein: MYFKRLEMHGFKSFAEPVVMDFHEGVTCIVGPNGSGKSNISDALRWVLGEQSPKALRGGKMEEVIFNGTESRRPRGMAEVTLVIDNSAGILDIEYKEVAITRRMYRSGESEYLINNNPCRLKDIRELIMDTGIGVDGYSIIGQGKIADIVSNKSETRREIFEEAAGIVAYKTRKAEAERKLAGTRNNLDRIEDIVGEIEGRIGGLEEDSRKAQRYLTLRERYQDLEINITLRNIENAEKRDLQFRDDAAALGQTIGDLEKSKVDTDRELAENNSRSSTLDKISEEAHTGKLAVIEEINSISSQSELNRQTLANYHREEERLHAEIAEAEKKLTTEKSEEERLNQERLKTRIEANEARKRLDEKIDVYQKMTSESTRFTEKMDQGNEKIIDLSGKASSKRSEASSYENFKVTLQERKTNILQEIQELEEELKEDRRTLSEMEDAQSKDRSTGGDLTTRRKETADALQKAQEKEADFRRKIEELKIECGSMESRCRTIEELEQNHEGYNNAVKYIMRMGLKGICGVAGEMMKVPDGYETAIETAMGGAMQNIISEDDDSAKRAITVLKINKVGRLTFLPVTSIKGRTVRPEERVLRDKGFIGMAVDLVQFDERYRNVYEYLLGRVAVVDTLDSAIAMSKYMRNGVRFVTLEGEVINASGAITGGRFKNKSAGLLERRNEIDRMKTQLAEKSEELSSVAATYSEVREQLRQLQEQMDDLRKEAQEHALRQATMREQIISLSNDIDDREDVIAKNKTEIESIDQELSDVDKLIAQMVQESKEAESEIDRITHEMDMLSEEHRETKDAVDKAGDEITEARIEAERAEEKTEGIEELLSRVRESIEDITFQIEDKQEELEELTRAVGELDTNSDDADQRLEELEKKREELDGRLAAVGKEKETLLARAREISEMTAETEQKINALRDQKYQMEIRLAKNETQMENMKERLWTEFEVTYAQALDRRQEDFAVGAATRESREIRKELREIGDVNVGAIEEFRQVSQRYEFLTSQRDDVVKAMQELTAIITDLDRTIIRTFRENFNRVEENFESVFTELFGGGHAELRMENESDPLESGIDIVAQPPGKRLQNINLLSGGEKTMTAIALMFAVLKAKPTPFCILDEVEAALDDENIYKFSHYLQKFSETQFALITHQKATMETADVLYGITMPEHGVSKMLSLRMGDYDPKEYVN
- the ftsY gene encoding signal recognition particle-docking protein FtsY, with the translated sequence MMERISERKKSFFGKLAERLNDALYMHVEIDEDMMDEIEEILITSDIGMDTTMNIMEELRTYIKDNAIVLSKNVRKGLKQIIARLIDKGERNKLSDKTPLVIMMIGINGGGKTTTIAKLGNKLKREGKTVMFAAADTFRAAAAEQLDIWGKRIGVNTVMHQEGADPSAVLFDAIQSAKAKHIDVLICDTAGRLQTKKNLMTELEKMNRVISREYPEADRETLLILDATNGKNAISQAKEFNEVAEISGVVITKLDGTAKGGIAITIADEFDMPIKFIGTGEGIEDIQEFDAEEFAGGIFNE
- the der gene encoding ribosome biogenesis GTPase Der; amino-acid sequence: MSKPIVAVVGRPNVGKSTFFNSIVGRRVSIVEDTPGVTRDRIYAEAEWNGVHFGLIDTGGIEPDSKDVILSQMREQAQVAMDMANVIIFMVDGKEGMTAADEEVAAMLRKTGKKVILLVNKIDKPSDPPDTLYDFYELGIGEPIPVSSANKLNFGDVLDEVVAAFPKGAGEGEDDRTHLAVIGKPNVGKSSLINALIKENRVIVSDIAGTTRDSIDTPFRWQGEEYVLIDTAGIRRKSKVYENIEKYSVLRAVAAIERSDVCILMIDAAEGVTEQDKKICGIAHEAGKGIVVVVNKWDLIEKETNTMRDFRQKVLSELVFATYAPVVFTSVKDNVRLQEVMKTADKVAQIRKTRIPTGQLNSLIADAMMMKQPPSDKGKRLKIYYVTQVGIEPPLFSFQVNKRSLMHFSYSRYIENRIRDTFGFEGTSIKFVFREKREKDQ
- the plsY gene encoding glycerol-3-phosphate 1-O-acyltransferase PlsY, with protein sequence MMVNGYFILSVVIAYFLGNISPSTIQAKMAGHDIKKEGSGNAGTTNTFRVLGAKAAVITLVIDIAKGVLAVLLGGWLCSSVAAYACALAVLLGHVFPVLLRFQGGKGVATAFGAFLAIDWRMALLCLLIVAVVVLLSRYVSLGSLTAAIACPFLCMWLEPGFVPYGVVMALIVIFKHRSNLMRLVRGEENKLNFHKRDRKGE